The Atribacterota bacterium genome includes the window TTTGATTCAGTAGAAAAGTAGAAAAGTAATTAAGAGGTATAAATATTGTGATAGAAGAAGTAGCAAATAGCAGTACTGAGCAGAGTAATAACGGAAAAATTATTGAGGAACATCTGGATTTTTTACGAGAGATTGTTCAGGAATTTCAAAATTCTGGGGAATCCGAAGAAGTGCTTTTACAGGCAGGTTATATTGGTCTTTTAAATGCTGTGAATCTCTATCAAAAACAACAAAATATTACCTTTCAAGAATATGCCCGGAATCTTATTTGTGGTGAAATACGTAATTATATCAGAGGAAAAAATAAAAAAGTGGATGTACCTGATTGGCTGTCTATTATGATAAATAAATTATTAAATCAGATGCTTACTGCCTATAGAAAACAGTTTAATAAATTTCCGAATATTAA containing:
- a CDS encoding sigma factor, producing the protein MIEEVANSSTEQSNNGKIIEEHLDFLREIVQEFQNSGESEEVLLQAGYIGLLNAVNLYQKQQNITFQEYARNLICGEIRNYIRGKNKKVDVPDWLSIMINKLLNQMLTAYRKQFNKFPNINELSEMLDLSPEILKEALKARKAAQEVSIDQKRRKDIDLQGPIDINKIKREIKKRRYRDNR